Proteins encoded by one window of Candidatus Bipolaricaulota bacterium:
- the tilS gene encoding tRNA lysidine(34) synthetase TilS, which translates to MLGDGKVIVAVSGGVDSVVLLDILRRIVPSNRLVIGHLDHGIRGEAARADAEFVVELGRKLGIPVIRGEADVPGLSRRAGLSLEEAGRRARREFLEETARVQGADRIALGHTRDDLVETVLFNLARGAGPTGLVGIRPVSLPYVRPLIEVTREEVLGYARSAGLSWREDETNADVRFSRNLIRHRVIPLLEELNPRAREAIARAAALIAAEGAALELLLNPVWEEVLVENGDATVTLDRDRLATLDPAVQGLVLRRALNRVRGSLTRIEKGHIDSLARLASSPRAHAALYLPGCHARLDRNTIVISTGDEHGREFAPLRLELGRNEIPELGIAITLELRDWQGQPPPDDPAVEAADAAAVEFPLELRTRRPGDRFAPLGMKEMKKLKELLIDAKVPFYARDRLPIVCDRAGIIWVVGVRLAERVKLTPGTKRALIMHAEEI; encoded by the coding sequence ATGCTCGGGGACGGGAAGGTCATCGTCGCGGTCTCCGGGGGCGTGGATTCCGTTGTCCTGCTCGATATCCTCCGTCGGATCGTCCCCTCGAACCGGCTGGTGATCGGGCATCTCGACCATGGGATCAGGGGGGAGGCGGCCCGTGCCGATGCGGAGTTCGTGGTCGAACTGGGGAGGAAGCTCGGGATCCCGGTGATCCGGGGTGAGGCCGACGTCCCGGGGTTGAGCCGGAGGGCCGGCCTCAGCCTGGAGGAGGCGGGCAGGAGGGCGCGGCGGGAGTTTTTGGAAGAGACGGCGCGAGTGCAGGGGGCCGACCGGATCGCCCTCGGACACACCCGCGACGACCTGGTGGAGACGGTGCTGTTCAACCTCGCCCGCGGGGCCGGGCCGACCGGGCTCGTCGGGATCAGGCCGGTGAGCCTCCCTTACGTCCGACCGCTGATCGAGGTAACGCGGGAGGAGGTCCTTGGGTACGCGCGCTCTGCCGGCCTCTCCTGGCGTGAGGACGAGACGAACGCTGATGTCAGGTTCTCCCGCAACCTGATCCGCCATCGCGTCATTCCCCTCCTGGAGGAGTTGAACCCGCGCGCACGGGAGGCGATCGCCCGCGCCGCCGCCCTCATCGCCGCGGAGGGGGCTGCCCTCGAGCTCCTCCTCAACCCGGTGTGGGAGGAGGTGCTGGTGGAGAACGGGGACGCCACGGTCACCCTCGATCGGGACCGCCTCGCCACCCTTGACCCTGCGGTGCAGGGGCTCGTCCTCCGCCGCGCGCTCAACCGCGTCCGGGGGAGCCTCACCCGGATCGAGAAGGGGCACATCGACTCCCTCGCTCGGCTCGCCTCCTCCCCCCGCGCCCACGCCGCGCTTTACCTCCCCGGTTGTCACGCCAGGCTGGACCGTAATACTATTGTGATCAGCACGGGAGACGAACACGGACGGGAGTTCGCCCCGCTGCGGCTTGAGCTCGGGCGGAACGAGATCCCGGAGCTCGGGATCGCCATCACCCTCGAGCTCCGCGATTGGCAGGGCCAGCCCCCGCCGGATGATCCGGCCGTCGAGGCGGCGGACGCCGCAGCGGTCGAGTTCCCGCTCGAGTTGCGGACGCGCCGCCCCGGAGACCGATTCGCCCCGCTCGGGATGAAGGAGATGAAGAAACTGAAGGAGCTGCTGATCGACGCGAAGGTCCCGTTCTACGCGCGCGACCGTCTTCCCATCGTCTGCGATCGCGCGGGTATCATCTGGGTGGTCGGGGTGCGGCTGGCGGAGCGGGTCAAGCTCACTCCCGGGACAAAAAGAGC